A window from Lachnoanaerobaculum umeaense encodes these proteins:
- a CDS encoding EcsC family protein: MENQIVKQEQGAKWLDTVYKQAVKGVGIGNTSVVSMAQDYMIKHKSKEEACKAMLKNQVIKCTSSGIITGIGGIVSLPFTLPVNVSTVLYMQMRMIACTAYMAGYEPSSDQTETLVLACLINVPITQLVKQVGVKASTKVATNVIKSVPGKALTKINQLIGFRFITKFGSKGVINLGKAVPFVGAGVGGAVDFFETRTIAKRAYDFFFEN, encoded by the coding sequence ATGGAAAATCAGATTGTAAAACAGGAACAGGGAGCAAAGTGGCTGGATACAGTGTATAAACAGGCTGTAAAAGGTGTGGGAATTGGCAATACTAGCGTGGTTAGTATGGCACAAGATTATATGATTAAGCATAAAAGTAAGGAAGAAGCTTGCAAGGCGATGCTAAAAAATCAAGTGATAAAGTGTACTTCAAGTGGGATCATTACAGGTATAGGAGGTATTGTAAGTCTTCCTTTTACATTGCCTGTGAATGTAAGTACAGTACTCTATATGCAAATGAGAATGATTGCATGTACTGCATATATGGCAGGATATGAGCCAAGCAGTGACCAGACAGAGACTCTTGTATTGGCTTGCCTTATTAATGTGCCTATTACACAGTTGGTAAAGCAGGTAGGTGTAAAGGCTAGTACAAAAGTAGCTACAAATGTGATAAAGAGTGTTCCGGGAAAAGCACTAACAAAGATTAATCAGCTGATCGGTTTTAGGTTTATAACGAAGTTTGGCTCTAAAGGAGTAATAAACTTAGGAAAGGCTGTACCATTTGTTGGAGCCGGAGTAGGAGGTGCTGTAGATTTTTTTGAAACAAGGACAATAGCAAAAAGAGCCTATGATTTCTTCTTTGAAAACTAG